Proteins encoded within one genomic window of Cytophagales bacterium:
- a CDS encoding uroporphyrinogen-III synthase, whose product MSEDVLFANKERLKTVQSILVSQPEPSSEKSPYFPLAEKYNIKIDFRPFIQIDPVEIREFRKQKINILDHSAVILTSRNAVDHFFRLATESKVEIPTDMKYFCISEQTANYLQKYIVIRKRKIFTGVRTAADLIEVLKKHKNEKYLFPCSNIRKDDIPNFLKSSGYNYNEAIIYKTVASDLSDLADVNYDIIAFFSPSGISSLFDNFPDFKQNNTRIAAFGPTTARAVRDAGLILDIEAPLPNAPSMTGALEVYIKKANGLS is encoded by the coding sequence ATGAGTGAAGACGTTCTTTTTGCGAATAAAGAAAGATTAAAGACCGTACAGAGCATATTAGTATCACAACCTGAACCTTCCAGTGAAAAATCACCATATTTCCCACTGGCAGAGAAATATAATATAAAAATTGATTTTCGCCCGTTCATTCAAATCGATCCGGTGGAGATCAGGGAATTCCGTAAGCAGAAGATCAATATTCTTGATCACTCGGCTGTGATATTAACGAGTAGAAACGCGGTAGACCATTTTTTCCGCCTGGCTACTGAAAGCAAGGTAGAGATACCAACAGACATGAAATATTTCTGTATTTCAGAGCAAACCGCTAACTACCTGCAGAAATATATTGTTATCCGGAAGAGAAAGATTTTCACAGGCGTCAGAACGGCTGCTGATCTGATCGAAGTGTTGAAGAAGCATAAGAATGAGAAGTACTTGTTCCCTTGTTCAAACATTCGTAAGGATGATATCCCGAACTTTCTGAAGTCCAGTGGTTATAATTATAATGAGGCGATCATTTACAAGACAGTAGCAAGTGACCTTTCTGATCTTGCGGATGTTAATTATGATATCATCGCCTTTTTTAGCCCTTCAGGGATCAGTTCATTGTTTGATAATTTCCCTGATTTTAAGCAGAATAATACCCGAATCGCTGCATTTGGACCAACTACGGCCCGGGCAGTAAGAGACGCTGGCTTGATTCTTGATATAGAGGCTCCATTGCCTAACGCGCCTTCCATGACCGGAGCACTGGAGGTCTACATCAAGAAAGCAAATGGCTTGAGCTGA
- the hemW gene encoding radical SAM family heme chaperone HemW — MAGIYFHVPFCKQACHYCDFHFSTNLKPMEAMVWAMDHELRLRKDFLGTKQIETIYFGGGTPSMIPATLLQQLLDRVHELFEVSADVEITLEANPDDINKEILAAWRTSGVNRLSIGIQTFDDDRLKFLNRAHDSREAIRSVELAKQHGFGNLTCDLIYAIPPNSMEKWERDLDIMLELDIPHLSLYGLTVESETVFGKWKSAGKLKEVTESANADQYAHAINTLSQAGYEHYEVSNFCLPGRYSRHNSAYWLQKPYLGIGPGAHSYDGHTRSFAIRNNTSYIRSLEKKELPLEAEDLSPTQQANEYMLTRIRTGFGINPKEISTLAGVDFLEKFGSQLKSWINTGLMEAQGDIFRLTSLGMMNADEITLKLFLDEP, encoded by the coding sequence TTGGCAGGCATTTATTTTCACGTCCCTTTCTGTAAACAGGCTTGTCACTATTGTGATTTCCATTTTAGTACAAACTTAAAGCCTATGGAAGCCATGGTATGGGCCATGGATCACGAATTGCGTTTGCGGAAAGACTTTTTGGGCACAAAACAGATTGAGACAATCTACTTTGGAGGGGGTACCCCTTCCATGATCCCTGCTACTTTGCTTCAACAGCTTTTGGATCGGGTTCACGAATTGTTTGAAGTGTCTGCTGATGTTGAAATCACCCTTGAAGCCAATCCTGATGACATCAATAAGGAGATCTTAGCCGCATGGCGCACTTCAGGAGTCAATCGGTTGAGCATTGGGATACAAACTTTTGATGACGATCGGTTGAAGTTTTTGAACCGTGCACATGATAGTCGGGAAGCCATTCGATCTGTAGAACTGGCCAAGCAACATGGATTTGGCAACCTGACTTGCGACTTGATCTATGCCATTCCCCCAAATAGCATGGAAAAATGGGAAAGAGACCTGGACATCATGCTGGAGTTGGACATCCCACACCTTTCTTTATATGGGCTCACCGTGGAATCAGAAACGGTATTTGGGAAATGGAAATCTGCTGGGAAACTCAAGGAAGTTACCGAATCGGCCAACGCCGACCAATACGCTCATGCCATCAATACTTTGTCACAAGCCGGTTACGAGCATTATGAAGTGTCCAATTTTTGCCTTCCAGGTAGATATTCCAGACACAACAGTGCTTATTGGTTGCAAAAACCCTATCTGGGTATAGGTCCCGGTGCGCATTCATACGATGGCCACACCCGGTCATTTGCCATCAGAAACAACACTTCATATATACGCTCCTTAGAAAAAAAGGAATTACCGTTGGAAGCCGAGGACCTTAGTCCCACACAACAAGCCAATGAGTACATGCTTACTCGGATCAGAACTGGCTTCGGAATCAATCCAAAAGAAATTTCAACACTTGCCGGCGTAGATTTTTTAGAGAAATTCGGATCTCAATTAAAATCCTGGATCAATACAGGATTGATGGAAGCACAGGGGGATATTTTTCGCTTGACTTCCCTTGGTATGATGAATGCCGATGAAATCACCTTAAAATTGTTTCTTGATGAACCCTGA
- a CDS encoding type IX secretion system membrane protein PorP/SprF produces the protein MRYLFLLGFLTLSLIVRAQNDPFFSHYMFNRSYYNPAALGVEPVASVTFQMRSQWVGYTSSFDGSGGAPNTQLLSLVAPVKSNYLSGVGLHVLNDNLGPVNNLQIQIPLSYQLNLKRGTLDIGIMPGFFSQTQNFDELRFVDPTDVLNVGSKETQLNPNLAAGIFYNSYKKFFVGVSATNLLEPSFDFGLDSLENELARTVNAMAGFDFQINSDLVVRPSTLVRYDLNTFTFDLSVLAEYKNLAWGGLSYRRDESVIFMVGYSFLSNNELKVGYALDYVLDEQEAKQPTSHEFMIKYNLPNFIFGGRKAIKTPRFSH, from the coding sequence ATGAGATACTTGTTCCTTTTAGGTTTCCTAACCCTGTCCCTGATCGTAAGAGCTCAGAACGATCCCTTTTTCAGTCATTATATGTTCAATCGGTCGTATTACAATCCGGCCGCATTAGGTGTAGAACCTGTCGCGAGCGTGACTTTTCAAATGAGGTCGCAATGGGTAGGCTATACGTCTTCATTTGATGGGTCTGGTGGAGCGCCCAACACACAACTCCTGTCCTTGGTGGCTCCGGTAAAATCCAACTACCTGTCTGGAGTAGGCCTGCATGTTTTGAATGATAACCTTGGACCAGTCAATAATTTACAGATCCAAATTCCATTGTCATATCAGCTCAATCTGAAAAGAGGTACACTGGATATTGGTATCATGCCTGGTTTTTTCTCCCAGACACAAAATTTTGATGAGTTACGATTTGTGGATCCTACAGATGTACTCAATGTAGGAAGTAAGGAAACGCAGCTCAATCCCAATCTGGCCGCCGGGATTTTTTACAACTCCTATAAAAAATTCTTTGTTGGCGTTTCTGCAACCAATCTTTTAGAGCCTAGTTTCGATTTTGGATTGGATAGTTTAGAGAATGAGTTGGCACGTACGGTCAACGCCATGGCTGGATTCGATTTCCAAATCAATTCAGATCTGGTCGTTCGTCCATCTACTCTGGTGAGATACGACCTCAATACGTTTACATTCGACCTCAGTGTTTTAGCGGAATACAAGAACCTGGCCTGGGGAGGTCTCTCGTATAGAAGAGACGAGTCTGTTATTTTTATGGTGGGTTACAGCTTTCTTTCGAACAACGAATTGAAGGTTGGATATGCCTTGGATTATGTGCTGGATGAACAGGAGGCAAAGCAGCCTACATCCCATGAATTTATGATAAAGTACAATTTACCGAATTTTATCTTTGGTGGACGGAAGGCAATCAAAACGCCTAGATTCTCCCATTGA
- the gldM gene encoding gliding motility protein GldM has translation MAGGKETPRQKMIGMMYLVLTALLALNVSTTVIEKFIFINESLERANGETKERIETTIKQMTANVTDKGNREKDVVVLEAAHELRKQSQVLFDSMEAYKEAFIEITGGYLEGHDGDRIHLAGKTDYDKVGNYMMPIEENGKGHGERFEKLLDDQVDYIKDLLKKNGATPEQLARYNYITLDASEDEVYKNDPNQEGKGFSQLAFESSPTPAGLATVSEFQAQMLNMETAALDFLVSRVGLGDLSFDNIVPMVNPESKYVAAGTKYEAKMFVAASASGAKPEMKYNGTAIQVSDDGQGQVSFTATPGQYNSEGIARKTFKAEIIYGEDQKFETDIEYFVIKPVIDIQSQSVNALYLNCGNKLNVKVQALGNAYNPKFSVTGGDHIAGAEKGQVTVIPKRLGKVTLSVASGGNPIGSREFGVRGIPAPNLVSGTDRGEVDLKQGISAKTQRLFLRAVADKSFAEFLPDDAQFQVAQAEVTLVSGGIGRKVVRGGGRIDLRQIAAQARKGDQLVIEIKKVQRKNFRGEVEDFPISKSASFISIPLK, from the coding sequence ATGGCAGGAGGAAAGGAAACCCCACGTCAGAAAATGATTGGTATGATGTACCTGGTGCTAACAGCTCTGTTGGCCCTGAACGTCAGTACCACAGTAATTGAAAAGTTTATTTTCATCAATGAGTCTCTTGAAAGAGCCAATGGTGAAACAAAGGAGCGTATCGAGACGACCATCAAACAAATGACCGCCAATGTTACCGACAAAGGCAACCGTGAGAAAGATGTTGTTGTTCTTGAAGCAGCTCATGAACTGCGCAAGCAATCTCAGGTGCTATTTGATTCCATGGAGGCATACAAGGAAGCTTTCATTGAGATCACTGGTGGATATCTGGAAGGCCACGATGGTGACCGAATCCATTTGGCAGGTAAAACTGACTATGATAAGGTTGGTAACTACATGATGCCAATCGAAGAAAATGGAAAAGGCCATGGTGAGCGTTTCGAGAAGTTACTAGATGATCAGGTTGACTACATCAAGGACTTGTTGAAGAAAAACGGAGCTACGCCTGAGCAGCTTGCCAGATATAACTACATCACGCTTGATGCAAGCGAAGATGAAGTTTACAAAAATGATCCGAATCAGGAAGGAAAAGGGTTCTCGCAATTGGCGTTCGAATCTTCACCTACTCCTGCAGGTCTTGCAACTGTGAGTGAGTTCCAGGCGCAAATGCTCAACATGGAAACCGCGGCGCTTGATTTCCTGGTTAGCCGTGTAGGTTTAGGAGATTTGAGTTTCGATAATATCGTTCCAATGGTAAATCCTGAATCCAAGTATGTTGCGGCAGGTACTAAATATGAGGCAAAAATGTTTGTAGCGGCTTCTGCATCTGGTGCTAAGCCTGAAATGAAATACAATGGAACAGCCATCCAGGTAAGTGATGATGGTCAGGGACAAGTATCATTCACAGCAACTCCTGGACAGTATAACAGTGAAGGAATTGCCAGAAAGACGTTTAAGGCAGAGATCATCTACGGTGAAGATCAAAAATTCGAAACTGATATCGAGTACTTCGTGATCAAGCCAGTAATTGATATTCAGTCTCAGTCTGTGAATGCGCTTTACCTGAATTGTGGAAATAAGTTGAATGTAAAAGTTCAGGCCCTGGGTAATGCTTACAATCCAAAATTTAGCGTGACTGGGGGAGATCATATTGCTGGTGCGGAGAAAGGGCAAGTCACAGTTATTCCTAAAAGATTAGGAAAAGTTACTTTAAGTGTTGCAAGTGGCGGGAACCCTATCGGTAGCAGAGAGTTTGGTGTACGTGGAATACCTGCACCGAATTTAGTTTCTGGAACGGATAGAGGAGAAGTAGATCTGAAACAAGGAATTAGTGCAAAAACGCAAAGACTGTTTTTAAGAGCAGTGGCTGATAAAAGTTTTGCAGAATTTTTGCCAGATGACGCGCAGTTTCAGGTTGCTCAAGCCGAAGTTACTTTGGTGAGTGGCGGTATTGGAAGAAAAGTCGTCAGAGGTGGCGGTAGAATTGATTTGAGACAAATTGCCGCGCAAGCTCGAAAAGGTGATCAATTGGTCATCGAAATCAAAAAAGTACAAAGAAAGAATTTCAGAGGAGAAGTAGAGGATTTTCCGATTAGCAAATCTGCATCCTTTATCAGTATTCCTTTGAAGTGA
- a CDS encoding DUF4271 domain-containing protein — MIRTLICTFICLLSWVVWAQQDTLLVQDLSSAWLRYEDSNLVQAFSNDDITVGGFFLLSESVDEQLLSVCGDEVDIWVNSRLYQSRIDSCHVYNLQDLKSFFRSDTLYFTLSSPNFQSIQATLLQVEESVEARYQLPVKREGRLQDGIWLSFFVLLLFFGAVLKSLHEPTFRQLVTARFWSNKLEADATATLTLPHILLIVLAALLISFQQVSSFYREDFNQASMLFLKHSSFLLLFMGLKILVIRTIARLFRFYRFDGAQLREYLFFLNSLLLLMLLVEWCAFWFFDYHFQSPLFGSVFCIIISLLFLIWLFIRFPRSLSNRNLHIISYLCATEILPTFVLASWLLN; from the coding sequence ATGATCAGAACACTCATCTGCACGTTCATCTGTCTATTGTCATGGGTCGTCTGGGCACAGCAGGATACCTTATTGGTGCAGGACTTATCCAGTGCCTGGCTCCGTTATGAAGACAGTAATTTGGTGCAGGCCTTTAGTAATGATGACATCACAGTCGGGGGCTTTTTTCTGCTTTCTGAAAGCGTAGATGAACAATTGTTGTCAGTATGTGGTGATGAGGTGGATATTTGGGTCAATAGCCGATTGTATCAAAGCAGAATAGACAGTTGTCACGTTTATAACCTGCAGGATCTGAAGTCATTTTTCCGAAGTGACACGTTGTACTTCACCCTGTCCTCTCCAAATTTTCAAAGTATCCAGGCTACATTATTGCAAGTGGAAGAGTCCGTGGAGGCACGATATCAGTTGCCCGTAAAACGAGAAGGCCGATTACAAGACGGTATCTGGTTATCATTCTTTGTTTTATTGCTGTTTTTTGGGGCTGTCCTAAAATCCCTGCATGAACCAACTTTTCGACAATTAGTCACGGCCAGGTTTTGGAGTAACAAACTTGAGGCGGACGCCACAGCGACCTTAACACTTCCGCATATTTTATTGATTGTACTTGCGGCATTGCTCATTAGTTTTCAACAGGTCTCCAGTTTTTATCGCGAAGATTTTAATCAGGCCTCTATGCTCTTTTTGAAGCATTCCAGCTTTCTCCTTTTGTTCATGGGCTTAAAAATATTGGTGATCCGGACCATCGCCCGACTTTTCAGGTTTTATCGCTTTGACGGGGCACAGTTACGCGAGTATCTGTTTTTTCTCAATTCCCTGCTTTTGTTGATGTTGCTGGTAGAGTGGTGCGCTTTTTGGTTTTTCGATTACCATTTCCAAAGTCCATTATTTGGCTCAGTATTTTGCATCATTATCAGCCTTTTATTTTTGATTTGGTTATTTATTAGATTTCCTAGGTCACTCTCAAATCGAAATCTTCATATTATTTCCTACCTTTGCGCTACCGAAATACTCCCGACTTTCGTTCTGGCCAGTTGGCTGTTGAATTGA
- the gldN gene encoding gliding motility protein GldN, translating into MKKFVSVILMCLIVAPVLVVAQEAPQSVPLIKPDVPQSYSLFKKTVWRRMNLQEKQNKPFNSKNGEISRLLIQAVDEGLLRPYGSDSCINFMPDIQFTSNISVERDENPFISGGDGFSTFDDSSAEETETVDDGPKRDDIPPEFFSILYLKEEVVFDRNRSRMYNYIQTVSLYLPASAGTDWNPGGFEKLAGHFRYEDIVELFKTHYADKAIWYNVQNQASHLNFADAFELRLFSAPITKISNAEDIDIRQQYGDLIQQDPMNAMIIQQQYEYELMEYESELWEY; encoded by the coding sequence ATGAAAAAATTTGTTAGTGTTATTTTAATGTGCTTGATCGTGGCTCCCGTGTTAGTAGTCGCGCAAGAGGCGCCCCAAAGTGTGCCTTTAATCAAGCCGGATGTTCCTCAGAGTTACAGTCTTTTTAAGAAGACGGTATGGAGAAGAATGAACCTGCAGGAAAAGCAGAATAAGCCATTCAACTCTAAAAATGGTGAGATTTCGAGACTGTTGATTCAGGCTGTAGATGAAGGATTGCTAAGACCATACGGATCAGACTCTTGCATCAATTTTATGCCTGACATCCAGTTTACTTCGAACATTTCTGTTGAAAGAGACGAGAATCCATTCATCAGTGGTGGTGATGGTTTCAGCACTTTCGACGATTCGTCTGCTGAGGAAACTGAAACTGTAGATGATGGCCCTAAAAGAGATGATATTCCACCGGAATTCTTTTCTATACTTTATTTAAAGGAAGAAGTAGTGTTCGACAGGAATCGCTCTCGAATGTATAATTATATCCAAACTGTGAGTTTATATCTACCTGCAAGTGCTGGTACTGACTGGAACCCAGGCGGATTCGAAAAGCTAGCAGGACACTTTAGATATGAAGATATTGTAGAGCTTTTCAAAACGCACTACGCTGATAAAGCCATTTGGTACAATGTACAGAATCAGGCTAGTCATTTGAATTTTGCGGACGCTTTCGAATTAAGGCTGTTTTCAGCACCGATTACGAAAATTTCCAACGCTGAAGACATTGACATTCGTCAGCAATATGGCGACCTGATACAGCAAGATCCAATGAATGCGATGATTATCCAACAGCAATATGAATACGAGCTGATGGAGTATGAGTCGGAACTTTGGGAGTACTAA
- a CDS encoding SUMF1/EgtB/PvdO family nonheme iron enzyme, translating to MSIMRVYKLSTLSIVCASIFLQSCGLFGIGGGGGRSDNGELLGAADRQGWEMTRPFGMVSVPSGTFHMGQADEDVAATQINFNKQVTISAFFMDATEITNNEYRQFTEDLSEGSEVDLPAGFSIADLMPDTTVWRRDFTHHMGDPLVSYYWSHPAFDDYPVVGVDWNAAKYFCTWRTKYLNNWRQEVGLPVMPNFRLPSEAEWEYASRGGRDMAKYPWGNPYVRNARGCLLANFKPGRGNYFDDGFAYTSPVGTFFANDYGLYDMSGNVAEWCEDAYNPASVPLVWDMNPTYNDETVDNKVVRGGSWKDIAYFLETGTRTFEHKDTTRASLGFRCAMTYLGRSAGTEF from the coding sequence ATGAGTATTATGCGTGTTTATAAGTTATCTACTTTAAGCATTGTCTGTGCGTCTATTTTTCTCCAAAGCTGTGGCCTCTTCGGCATCGGCGGCGGCGGCGGTAGATCAGACAATGGAGAATTGCTAGGTGCCGCTGATCGACAGGGTTGGGAGATGACCCGTCCATTCGGTATGGTATCCGTACCCTCAGGAACTTTCCATATGGGACAAGCTGATGAGGACGTAGCTGCGACCCAAATCAATTTCAACAAACAAGTCACTATTTCCGCATTCTTCATGGATGCGACGGAAATAACCAATAATGAGTATCGGCAATTCACTGAAGACCTTTCCGAAGGGTCGGAAGTGGATCTTCCTGCTGGTTTTTCTATTGCTGACTTGATGCCTGATACTACGGTTTGGAGAAGAGATTTTACCCATCACATGGGAGATCCTTTAGTATCTTATTACTGGTCTCATCCAGCATTTGATGATTATCCGGTAGTAGGTGTAGACTGGAATGCTGCAAAGTATTTCTGTACCTGGAGAACTAAATATCTGAATAACTGGAGACAAGAAGTCGGACTTCCTGTTATGCCTAATTTCAGATTGCCTTCAGAAGCAGAATGGGAATATGCATCAAGAGGTGGTCGGGATATGGCCAAATATCCCTGGGGTAACCCCTACGTGAGAAACGCACGAGGTTGTTTGCTAGCAAACTTCAAGCCTGGTCGTGGAAACTACTTCGATGATGGTTTTGCTTACACTTCTCCTGTAGGAACATTTTTTGCAAATGACTATGGTCTGTACGACATGTCCGGAAACGTAGCTGAGTGGTGTGAGGATGCTTACAACCCGGCTTCAGTTCCTTTGGTATGGGATATGAACCCTACTTACAATGACGAGACTGTGGACAATAAGGTAGTTCGAGGCGGTTCATGGAAGGACATTGCTTACTTCCTTGAGACAGGTACCAGGACTTTCGAACATAAGGATACTACGAGAGCTTCTCTCGGTTTCCGATGTGCGATGACTTACCTTGGTCGATCTGCTGGAACTGAATTTTAA
- the gldL gene encoding gliding motility protein GldL, producing MSGRKGGFTELLFSTIMPKVYGIGAAIVIVGAMFKILHLPGAGEMLGIGLTTEAVIFLLSAFEPKHKEPDWAKVYPELADDYDGPSKRKAVAAPVNTGASAQMDKMLADAKVGPDLIKSLGDGMKNLADSAKKMSNLSDAAVATNEYAGNVKSASKSLSEMNKSYASTMTAMTAMADATKDAKEYHGQVQNVTKSLGALNALYEMELKDSQNHTKALSKFYSNLTTALEGMAETGKETAEFQKELNKLTTNVASLNKVYGNMLTAMKG from the coding sequence ATGAGTGGTAGAAAAGGCGGATTTACAGAGCTTCTGTTTTCCACAATTATGCCTAAGGTTTATGGCATCGGTGCCGCAATTGTAATTGTTGGAGCGATGTTCAAAATCCTTCACTTGCCTGGTGCTGGTGAAATGCTTGGAATAGGATTGACGACAGAGGCGGTTATTTTCCTTCTTAGTGCATTTGAGCCTAAGCATAAGGAGCCAGATTGGGCGAAGGTTTATCCTGAGCTTGCTGATGATTATGATGGCCCGTCTAAAAGAAAAGCAGTAGCTGCTCCAGTAAATACCGGTGCTTCAGCTCAAATGGATAAAATGCTTGCAGACGCAAAAGTTGGTCCTGATTTGATCAAGAGTCTGGGTGACGGAATGAAGAATCTGGCAGATTCGGCAAAGAAAATGTCGAATTTGAGTGACGCGGCTGTAGCAACCAACGAATACGCTGGTAATGTGAAGTCTGCTTCCAAATCACTTTCGGAAATGAATAAATCTTACGCATCTACAATGACTGCTATGACTGCTATGGCAGACGCGACTAAAGATGCTAAAGAATATCATGGTCAAGTTCAGAATGTAACTAAGAGCCTTGGCGCTTTGAATGCCCTGTATGAAATGGAATTGAAAGATTCACAGAATCATACCAAAGCACTAAGCAAGTTCTATTCTAACCTGACAACTGCATTGGAGGGAATGGCAGAGACTGGGAAAGAAACTGCGGAATTCCAAAAAGAATTGAACAAGTTGACTACCAACGTCGCATCACTCAACAAAGTGTACGGTAACATGCTTACCGCGATGAAAGGTTAA